One segment of Alnus glutinosa chromosome 2, dhAlnGlut1.1, whole genome shotgun sequence DNA contains the following:
- the LOC133861249 gene encoding transcription factor CPC-like, whose amino-acid sequence MADLGHSSDNSSMDSREDNSSQDSKLEFSEDEETLITRMYNLVGERWSLIAGRIPGRTAEEIRKYWTSRYSTSE is encoded by the exons ATGGCTGACTTGGGTCACTCCTCAGATAATTCTTCTATGGATTCTAGAG AGGATAATAGTAGTCAAGATTCCAAGCTTGAATTCTCTGAAGATGAGGAAACCCTTATCACTAGGATGTATAACCTTGTCGGTGAGAG GTGGTCTCTAATTGCTGGGAGAATTCCTGGAAGAACAGCAGAGGAAATTCGGAAGTACTGGACCTCAAGATACTCGACAAGTGAATGA